The genomic interval TTAGTATCTGGTCCTTTCGTGAGAGATCTAGATATCACAACAAGTCCTGATAAAAGTGACTTATACTTAGTGGATATAGCAAATTCAAAGCTGTCAATCAAGATCAAGTCTTACGGTGATGCATCTGCTTCATTGGAAGTTGGAACATTGAAAGATGAAGCAACAGTGAAAGTGAGTGACCGTATGAAATCATTCTTGAATGAGTTTACAGATGGTAGTGGTATTTTGAAAGCTGCTAAAAACTATGTAAAAGAAGGAGTAAATCCATACGACATTACAACTGAAAATGGAGAAGCGATTCTTGGAGATCCTGCAACAGCTGGGCTATCAATTACGAATATCAAAGCTGACGGAACGTATGTTTGTTCTGCAGAACAATGGTACGAAACGATTGAAGTGACATGGGATGGAGATTATATTTCTAAAATTATCGTCACTGTAGAATAAGAGATTAAATAACCAACTCTACTTATAATCGGGCGCTGTAACTCAAGCCAATGCCCAAGTCCGTCTTCTGTTCCCGATTGGGACTGGGAGACGGATTTCTTGTTATCTTCGCGTATGAAAAACTTGATCATTCTTCACGGAGCGTTGGGAGCCAAAATTCAATTTGAACAGTTGGTGCAAAAATTGACTCCGCATTTTAATATTCACACTTTTGACTTTGACGGTCATGGTTCGAAATCTAACGCTGATGGAGATTTTTCTATTGAGCTTTTCGCACAAAATCTGAAAGACTTTATGACTTTCCATGAAATTCACAAACCACTGATTTTCGGGTACAGCATGGGTGGATATGTGGCTCTAAAACTAGAAGGTTTCGAAGCTAATTCGTTTGAAAAAGTAGTAACCTTAGGTACAAAATTTGACTGGAATCCAGTAACTTCTGAAAAAGAAGCAGCAATGTTAAATGCCGAGAAAATAGAAGCGAAAGTACCTGAATTTGCGGCCTATTTGAAATCACTTCATGGAGAAATTGGCTGGAAACTGGTTCTTGAAAGAACGGCAAAAATGATGATGGGGCTTGGAAAAAACCCTTCTTTAAGGCCCTATGATTTTCATCACATTCAAATTCCTGTTCAATTGTTGCGCGGATCAGAAGACACAATGGTCTCAAAATCGGAAACAAAGAATGTTCAGGAATTACTAGCAAATGGAAAGTTTCAAGAAATCGAAAACTGGATGCATCCAATTGATAAAATCTCAGTTGATGAGCTTGCACAAGAATTGTTAAGAGTGTACTTACCTGGGTAAATTGGTTTATTTTTGTAGGATGAAAATTGAAGTTTGGTCGGACATTATGTGTCCATTTTGCTATATTGGTAAAAGACATTTGGAAGCTGCATTAAGTCATTTTCCAGATGAACAATTTGAAATTGAGTGGAAAAGCTTTCAGCTGGATCCAACGATTGTTCCACAACCCAATAAGAACGTTTACGAATATTTGGCCGAACGCAAAGGAATGTCAGTTGAAGAATCCAAACAAATGCATGCTGGAGTAGTTGCTCGAGCAGCAGAAGTAGGCCTCGATTATCATTTTGAAAAAGCGGTTATTTCAAACTCGTTTCAAGCACATCGATTGATTCAATTGGCTAAAACAAAAGGTTTGGGTGATGCCGTTGAAGAAACGTTTTTCAAAGCGTATTTTACAGATGGAAGAGATTTGAATGATGCAGATACATTGATGGAGTTGTGTGTTGGAGTTGGATTGAACCCTCTAGATATTAAAGATGTTTTGGCAGATGAAAGGTTATTTGCAAGTGCTGTGAATAATGATATTTCAGAAGCACAACAAATTGGAGTTCGGGGTGTTCCTTTCTTTGTGTTCGACCGAAAATATGCGGTTTCAGGAGCTCAGCCAATTGAGCAGTTTGAAGAAACGATTAAAACGGTGCTGGAAGCAAAATAAGTTTCCAGATTTTAACGCAACTAATTGAAAAACAAAATTTTGTATTAGTTTTGAATATGCGATTCGTACTATTGAGAATTGCCAATTTGAGGAAATTGAAAAAGAACCACGCCAATATCAATATAAAGAACAATTATTCTACTCAAAAAGTAGATTAATTGAAAATTTGATTAGTTTTGTTTTGTGAATTTCACTTCTACATATCGAAATTTTGCGGGTCACGTCATGTGGCGAATGCGATTTATGCCCCATTTTTGTAGGGTCTAAATGCATATAGAGGCTGTTGAACCTCTTAAAATTCTTCAACAAACAATCTTTTTCAATTTTATTTTTTAGTCATGGACACACTCGTTTTGGATGAGGTAGTTCAGATAGCAGAGCCCAATCTGGTATCCGCAGAATTTGCCAATCGAATTAATTATTTGGAAGAACAAGCAAAAACGTTACAAGAAAGTATGCGTTATGCAGGAAGTTTGCAACGTAGTATTTTGCCAAACGAACGCATTTTCCAAAATGTATTTTCCGATGCTTTTGTTATTTTTCAACCAAAAGATATCATTAGCGGAGATTTCTATTGGATTTTCCAACATCACGATGAGGTGTATTTTGCGGTAGGTGACTGCACAGGACACGGTGTTCCTGGTGCGATGGTTAATATTGCTGGAAATGCATTGTTGCGTCAAATTATCCGATTGGAAGGCTTATCCGATCCGGCAAAAATTGTTGAATTATTGGATCAAGAATTAACGAGTTTGTTCAACGAACATTTAACGGAAGGAACCACCAGAGATGGGATGGATTTGGTGTTTTGTAAGTTTAATTTGTCTCAAATGAAAGGCTCTTTTTGTGGTGCAGGAAGACCAATGATTCTTATTCGAAATGGTCAATTGGTTGAATTTAAAAAAGGATTGGACTCTATTGGCCATACTTCCAAAGAGTCGAAAGAATATGAAACCATTCATTTTGGATTGGAAAAAGGGGATCAATTTTACTTGTTCTCAGATGGATATACGGATCAGTTTGGTGGTGAAAATGTGAAGAAATTTAACCGTCAACGATTCCGAAATTTGTTGTCTTCAATCACGGATTTTGATTTGGAAAAACAGAAATCAGAGCTGATTTTTCATTACAATAATTGGAAAGGAAAACAGGAACAAGTGGATGATATTTGTGTAGTTGGAATCAGAATTTAAATAAATGATCAATTATGAATTATCAAGGAAGAAATTCAAATGAGCATCTTCCTTGATAATTAAATCACTTATAATTGATAATTACTCTTTTAGCGAACAATCAATTTGTAATTTTCGTCATTCAAGTGAATCCAATACATCCCAGATTCGAACGATTGGGTATCTAATAAGTAAATATCTTCTGACCCCAATGTCTTTTCAAAAATGACTTGTCCAACTGCGTTGTAAACGGCAATCCGCGAAATTGGCTCGTCTGAAGCAATAGTCACCATTCCTTTATCCGTAGGGTTTGGATAAATCTTCACTTGGTTCATTTTACTGCTGTTATTGATTGAGCGAATGTCTGAGAAATCAAATGCTCCATTCTGATCAACTTGTTTTAATCGGTAATAAGAAATCCCAACGAGTGGCATTTTATCTGTCAATTTATAATCAACCAATGTTTGGCTATTTCCTTGAGCAGTAACAGTTCCAATAGTCGTCCAATTTTCACCGTCAGCAGATCTTTGTACATCAAAATAGCTGCTATTGAATTCGCTAGCAGTTTGCCAATTCAATTCCACTTGACGATTCATTAAGGTTGCATCGAAAGAAACGATTTCCACTGGAAGTGGACTCACCGTAAAGTCTTTGGTAGCAAGCGTGTAATAACCATCTAAAGTCAAACTTTGATTGATAAAATTGATCTGATCACCGATAATTGAGTTTGCAGCAGCAATTTCTGTCCACGGTCCAAATTGGTTTGGTCGGTAGATTAAAATGTAATTCGAAGTAACTCCTAAATTCACTCCAGCCATTCCGCCATCACTCATATCGAAAGTCATATTTGTTGTGTTTACAGCTCCAGTGTTGGTGATATCAATGTACCAGATACGTTGCCAACGAGAAATATTTGTTCCACTAATTCCAGCAACGTCAGTAGTGATTTCACTATTCGTTAAAAAGGCGTGTCCAGCAATGATGTAATCATTATTATCTAAACCAGATATCGATTGAATTCCCATTCCTGCTGATGTAGAAGGAGCGAATTGCGAATTTGTAGCACCAGTAGCATCTCGTCCAATACCTGCTACATTACGATCGTAGTTTCCATTTCCGGGATTATCTCCAAAATATAAATCATTGGATGTTAGAGGAATATCGTATTTGGCAGATAGGTGATTGTTAATGATGATTCGTTGTGCATCGTTTACTTTTGTGCGGTACATGATGATTTCTGAAATGTAGCCATTAAATGCTCTTGGATCGCCAGAGTGTGTTGCTCCAATTAATAGGGGGGAGTTTTTATCTGGAACATTTGCACTGTTTTCAGTACTTGTTGTTTGCAAAACTTCCTGCTCGAAAATAGTGGAACGTTGAGCAGCTAATGCTGTTCCGTCATAAAAAATATCGTATATTTTGTTGGTGTTGATTGTACTGACGACGCTATTTGAAAAACGGTTGTTATCGTTGTCAATATCCACAAATAATCTGTTTCCAGTGTAATAAAAAAGCATAAATGCTTGTTCGTTTCCTACATTATTGCGTTTACTGATAATGGATTGGGCATCCCCAAATCCTTTCATTCGAGTTACAGTGAAAAAGCTATATGCACTTGTGTTGTCAAAAATGGAATTATCGGGTGTGATTAGATAGTCGTTTTGACCACTTGAACCGTTATTATCGAATTCTACAGATGGAAATCCATTCATCAAAGAACTGACAAATAATGGCTGTTGGTTTGTTGTAGTTTGATTCAATACGATTCCATTCCCAGATTGATCATTCCAACTAGAAATAGGAGCGCCATTCGTCATGGTGCTTGTTCCTGCATCAGCTTTTAACCAGAGTACATTTGTTGATGGAGTACCAACACCTGCTGGGCCAGTTTGACCGAAACAAGAAAATACAAATAAATTAACGAGGAGAGTTAAGGAGAGAAAGTTGTACATATACCAATAAACATTATAAATCTTACTGGAATAGTGGTTTATCTTACGCGGTACAAAACTACATTAAATAACTGAGTTGAAGGTTCATAAAAGACGTTAAATGAATTAAATCTATCGTTGAGTTAGTATGCGTGTATTGTGATAGAGTATTTAACAGCTTGTAAGAGGGAGAAAACAAAACGATTTGCTAAAAGACTATTGTGCCAACCATAAGGAAGGATTAATTCGCTGTACATTTCCCTCCACTACTTGATGAATTTCAAAATGGGATGTCGATAAATTTCCTTCTTCATCAGCAAGCAAAGAACCAATCGATTGTTTTGAACTCACTTTTTCGCCTACAGAAACATAAACCTCCTGCAGGTTACTATATACGGTGCGATATGTTCCGTGTTTCACAATAATTACTTTACCAGCTCCTGGAATATTTAACACACTGGTTACTTCCCCATCAAAAACTACGCGCACTTGTGCATTTTTTGGTGCACCAATATCAACTCCGTTATTGTTTGTAAAAACGTTGGGCAAAGTTGGATGTGCATTTTTACCGTAATTCTCAGTAATTGATCCTTTGGCTACTGGCCAAGGTAATTTCCCTCTATTTGACTCGAAACTTTTACCCAGAGCAATGTTTTCCTTCGTATCTGTAAATACTACTTCTTTTGAAGGAGCTGTAGTAGTTGTCGTTTTTGAAGGCGTTGTAGATGTGGTTGTAGTTTTTGATGCTAAAGCTGCTTTTTTCTCCGCTTCTTTGCGCGCTTTTGCTTCTGCGTCTGCAATTTCTTTTTCGATGGCAAGTTTGATTCGACGCTTCAACTCCGATTTTTGTCGCTCTTGTTCTTTTAAATCCGATAATAACGAATTTTCGTCTTTTCGCAATTTCTCCAAGGCAAGTTGTTTGTTGGTTTTGTCTTTTTCAATCTCTTTCTTTTCTACAATTTTTTCATCCAACAACACTTTTTTGTGTTCTTTTTCCTTCTTAATGGTACTAATTTCTTTGTGAATCGTTTTTTCGTTTTGGAGGATAACTTTAAACTGTTTTTGTTGAATTTCGGATAGTCTTTTTAAATAAGAAGTTCGCTTCACTGCTTCAAAATAATTCGAAGAGGAAAAAACAAACATCATTTTGGCTGATTTGTTTCGATGTTTATAAGCGTAGATTAGGAGTTTTTTGTATTGCTCTTTTAAACGAATTAGTCTGCTTTCCAATTCCTTTATTTGTTCTCCTTTAGAAGAAATAGTTAATTCAGCACTTCGTATTTGATTGTCAAAATTTCGAACCAATAATTCGCGGTTTTTCACTTGATTCTCAATCAATTTAAGTTCATTCAATGATGATTCAGTGCCTTTCTTTACTTTGTCCAATAGCGATTTGGTAGTGGAAAGTTTCTTTTCCAACTTATTTTGCTCCGCTTGTAACTGATCGCTTTTCTTTTGCGCCCAAAGAGTGCTTCCTACAAAGAGTAGAATAACAAAAAGACTATTTTTTAGTACTGCATTCACCATACTCTTCCGGTATTACAAAGTAAATTTCCTGAGGTGTATTAATTTCTGTTTTATCATAATCCATTGTTAGAACGATATGATTTCGTGCAGTTACAATATCAATGACAACTTCTTTTGGCAATAAGTAGGTATCCACCGTATCTCGGCTGAAATAATCAACAACGATATGGGTTGTGTCATCTGGGCTATCGATTACTAATTTCTGGATGCTTTTCAAAGAAGGATCGATGTAATAACGGATGAGTACGTTGTTATCTTCGTCGTCATTTTCGTTGCGATCTTTTTTGAGTTGTAAAATTCCATCCCTATCATATTTTATTTTCGTTTCTTTTTTGATAACTCTTTTGCGGTGAGAAGAAATGATGTAGTTGTAAGGATCGTTTATTAGGAAATAACGCTGAGCTGTATCGTAGGCTACGGGTAAACCAAGTAATAATTCTTCCACGTTTTTATAATCAAAATCAACACCGAATGATTCTTTGATGAAATTCATGTTTGAACGAATGACACATTTATCTTTCCGATTTGAAATGATGAGAGAATCTGACCGAATGATGGAGTTTACGAATGGAATTCCGAGATAGGTTATCAATGGGTTGATAATACTATCTTTTATACAACGAACAGATGTTTTAAAACTAATTCTGCGATTTGTATCTGAAAAATTACATTTGATTTTTGTATAAAACGAATTGGGACGCAAAACGGTAAGACTATCCATGACATGAACAAGCTCTGCTAATTTCCTTTTTTCTAATTTGATGGGTTTATCTGCAACAGGTCTTCTCGCACATGACCCAAGTACGATTAATACTGCTAGTCCAAGCCATTTAATATTCCGGATCGACATACGATTTTGATTGTATTTTTTTAGTAAGTAATTTGTTTTTTGATCCTAGTGAAAGTGCTTTTTTCCAGTATTCCAAGGCTTTGCTAATATCTCCTAATTTGAAGAATGCGTCGCCTAAGTGTTCGGTGTAGTTTTTATTTTCTTTATCCAGTTCATCTGCAATTACAAACTGTTCCAATGCTCCTTTAAAGTTCCCTTTCTTGAATAAAATTATTCCTTTCGTATCAATAAAAGAAGCAACTTTGGGACTTGACATCAATACTTCGTCAATTAATTTTTCTGCTTTTATTAAATCAGTATTTGAAAGGGCTAATCGCATCGCATAATTGTTCTTCGTCAATAAATTGGTAGGATCAATGGATACTGCTTTTTCATAAGATTCAATTCCTTCTTTGTTTTTCTTCAACCCGAAAAGCGCATCTCCTTTTTGTGCAAAAAACTCAGATTCCATCGCAGGATCATTTACAACCAATTCTTTGCCCATATCTGCTGCATCAATTGCTTCTTGAAAATGATCTAATTGTACACAAGCGATTGTATAAAGTAATTGCACAGACGAAATAGTTGGAAACAAAGCACTACAAGCTCGAGCATCTTTGTATAAATCATCAAACTTCAACAATTCATACTCCAACATTAAAACTTGATTCCAAATAGGGAATTTGTTTTGTTCAAAAGTTAGTGCACTTTTATATGCCGCCAAACCAGCTTCTTTCTCATTGTTTTTTAATAACAAATCACCTTTTACTGAATATCCTTTCGCATCAGTTGGATAATTGGCAATGATTAAATCCGCTAATTCGATTAGTTCTTTGTCAACAACAGGCTGTTTTTCATACATTTCTAACACGATAGACATTTTAGTGTCGATATCAACTCCTGTTCCTTGAAAACCAGCAATGAAATATTTATAAGCTTCTGGTTTGTTTAATTGACGGTAAAACAAATCGCCCAAAGCAATATTGGCTCTCACATTACTGGGATCATTTTTAACCAATTCCACCAACATATTTTGCGCTTTTGAAACTTCTCTTTTGGAAAAATAATAATCTACCAAGGTTCCAATTAAGCTCAATTCATCTGGAAAAACTGTTCGTGCTTTTTCAATTTCAGCGATTGCTTTCTCATCTTGTTTTAAGGAGAGGTATAATTCAAACTTCTGAATGGATAAATCAGGCAGAACACCCAATTGATCTTCCATTTTGTCCAACGAATTAATAGCTTCTGTTTGACGATTCAACCGCTTCAATAAATCGGCATGTGCAAATAACCAATCTACATTTGCGGGTTGTGCTTTTACCATTTTAGCAAAGCATTTTTCCGACTCCACAAACTTCCCTTGATTGTAATACATGTATCCCAATTCTTGAGTATACCAAATATTGTTGGGATCCAATTTAGAAGCCATCTCTGTATATTGAGTGGCCTTTGTTTTATTGTCTATTTGCAAATAGCATTGACTCAACCCAAAAGCTGCGGCATCATCTGTTGGTCGAATAACCAAACAAGAATCAAAAGCTTGAATTGCATTGGTTGTTTGTCCTTTTAACTTGTAACGCAACGCATTGTGAAAGGTCTGAATATAAGCCAAGTCATTTTGTGAATTGGTGTTTTCAGTCACTACTTTTTTTGTCCCACAAGCGGGGAGGAGAAAAACAAGGATGCTGAAGTAAAGGAGTTGTTTCATTAGCTAATAATTGAATAGTCGCTTAAGCTCAAATCTCGAGCCAAACCTTTATACTTAGAATGTGAACCAAGCATGGAGTCTTTCAAGTTCGCATCAATAATGATTGAATTTTGTTGTAAAATACTGTTTTTAATAATAGAATTGGTCACCATAGACCCTTTTCCAAGAGACACATGCGGACCAACTACGGAGTTTTCTAGAATGACATCCTTCCCAATATAACAAGGGGGAATAATAATTGAATTCAAGACTTTGGCTGAATCATCTACCAAGTCGAGACCTTTTTCATAATCATATTCCAGCACTCGTTGATTCGTAATAACAGTCACTTCTTTGTTTCCACAATCTAACCATTCATCTACTTCTCCTGGCTTAAAACGTTTTCCTTTTTCAGTCAGTCTGCGCAAAGCATCAGGAAGTTGATATTCACCACTCTTTATGATGCCGTTTTCTACCAAATAGTTTAATTCGTCTCTTAATGCTAAACCGTCTTTGAAGTAGTATATACCAATCATTGCTAAATCGGAAACAAATTCTTTGGGTTTTTCTACGAAATCGATAATATCTCCATTTTCGTTCATTTTGACCACCCCAAAATTACTTGGATCTTCAATTTGTTTTACCCAGAGAATTCCATCGGCATTTGGGTCAATGGTGAAATTTGCACGAAATAGGGTATCTGCAAAAGCAACAACAACAGGTCCGTCCAATAATTTTTCAGCACATAAAACTGCGTGAGCAGTACCTAGTGGTTTATCCTGATAGAAAATGGTTCCTTTTGCTCCTAATTTTTCAGCTACTTTGATCAGTTCGTTTTCAATTTCAATCCCGAAATCGCCAATAACGAACCCAATTTCTTCAATCGGTTCGTTACAAACAGCAGCAATGTCTTCTACCAAACGGTGCACAATTGGTTTTCCACCAACTGGAACAAGCGGTTTGGGAACTGTTAAAGTATGTGGTCTTAGTCGGCTACCACGCCCCGCCATTGGAACGATAACTTTCATAGTTTGAATTTAATTTTTTCCTGTACTTCCAAAACCACCTTCTCCGCGGCTAGTTTCTGAAAGTTCATTTGTTTGATTCAATGTTGCCTGTATAAAAGGCGCTACAACCATTTGGGCTACTCGATCACCAGTCTCAATAAGGACATCTTCTTGTGAAAGATTGATCAATAAAACGCCAATTTCACCGCGGTAATCGGCATCAATGGTTCCTGGAGAATTCAAAACAGTAACTCCTTGTTTGAATGCAAACCCACTTCGAGGTCTAATTTGCACCTCAAAACCACTTGGAATTTCCAGATACAATCCTGTTGGAATTAAGCGTCTTTCTAATGGTTTTAGTGTTACTGATTCACTCAAAAAAGCACGAATATCTAAACCAGCAGAATCTACTGTTGCATAGTGTGGCAACTCATTGTTTGATTGATTGATGACTTTGATTTCCATGTTATTTTTGATTTGAATCTTTGGTTACAGCATAGCTGATATCTAAGATGTTTTTGGCACTTTGTTCGGTAATTCCTTGCTCGAAAGTGAAAATATAATCTCCTTTTTGAGGAAATTTTCGATGCTTGAAATATACGGTATTTTCTACAATCGTTCCTGATGTTTCTCCAATCCAAGAACCATCAGGATGCGCGATCTTTATCTCGAAAGGCTCTCTTCCAATTTGACCTTTTGGTGATTTGGAACGAATGAAAAACCACAAATTGTTGAAAGCATAGTCAGTCGTAGTACGAATCGTGATTTGAATATTGTAAAACGAAGTTGTGTCAGGGATATTCACCTTAAAAACGGGTTTCACATCCTGCTCCCAAGAATTGTTCTTGAAAGAATATGATTTATTGTAAACTGGTGCTTCCCCACAAGCGCAGAGAAGCAACAATAAAACAAATATCCAACTATTTTTCAGTGCCTTCATTTCCTCCATTTGGTTTACGTGGTGGTCTCCGACGATTATTTTTGCGTTTAGCAGGATTTGCCTGACCTTCGGCCGTATTCTCACCTGGATTAACCACTTTCGCTTCAACAGGTTTATTTGCCTGTGGCTGTGGGGGTCTATTCTGTGGTTTATTTGGCTGTTGTGGTCTTGGTTTTGGCGGCTGAGCTGGTCTAGGAGCCGTATTTACTGCTTCACCTTCCGCGCGTGGTCCAGCTGGTTTTTTCTTCTTGCGTTTTTTGTTTTTGCTTCCAAATGTATTGTCGAAACGATTTAAGGAATCCTGTCCTACAACATTGTCGTAATCGGGTTCTTTGCGGGTAACTACATGCGTGTCAAAATCTTTCAAATCCGCCGTTTTTTTACCAGCTTTGTTGACTTTAATGATTTCTTGAACGCGTTCTGGAGAAAGCGCAACCAAACCTACACCGTGAGAAGCTTCACCTTCATACATGTACCAAAGCTGACGTTTAAAAACATCTGTTTTGATGTGGAAAGCCGTTCCTTTTTCGGTTTGTAATTTCACTTCCGTACTTGGGAATGATTTAATCGATTCCAAATACATATCCAATTCGTAGTTCAAACAGCATTTTAACTTACCACATTGACCAGCTAATTTTTGCGGGTTCAGTGATAGTTGTTGATAGCGCGCTGCAGATGTTGAAACGGAACGGAAATCTGTTAACCAAGTTGAGCAACATAATTCTCTTCCACAAGAACCAATTCCACCCAATCTTTGAGCTTCTTGTCTAGATCCAATTTGACGCATTTCTACGCGAATCTTGAATTGATCTGCCATGTCTTTAATCAACTGGCGAAAATCAACGCGTCCTTCTGCGGTGTAATAAAAGGTTGCTTTGGATAAATCTCCTTGGTATTCAACGTCCGAGATTTTCATCTCCAAGCCAATGTTTACAGCTAAAGTTCGTGCTTGAAACATGACTTCAGATTCCAACGCACGGGCTTGACCCCATTTATCAATATCTTCTTGCGTTGCAATACGCAAAATCTTTTTAGTCTCCATCGGTTTTAAACCGGGAGATTTCT from Fluviicola taffensis DSM 16823 carries:
- a CDS encoding PSP1 domain-containing protein, whose amino-acid sequence is MGCSSCSSGGGTPRGCKNNGTCSSGGCNKLGVFDWLANMQLPAGQTPYDILEIRFKNSRKTFYRNAKNLSLQVGDVVAVEASPGFDIGVVSVIGELARIQVKKKSPGLKPMETKKILRIATQEDIDKWGQARALESEVMFQARTLAVNIGLEMKISDVEYQGDLSKATFYYTAEGRVDFRQLIKDMADQFKIRVEMRQIGSRQEAQRLGGIGSCGRELCCSTWLTDFRSVSTSAARYQQLSLNPQKLAGQCGKLKCCLNYELDMYLESIKSFPSTEVKLQTEKGTAFHIKTDVFKRQLWYMYEGEASHGVGLVALSPERVQEIIKVNKAGKKTADLKDFDTHVVTRKEPDYDNVVGQDSLNRFDNTFGSKNKKRKKKKPAGPRAEGEAVNTAPRPAQPPKPRPQQPNKPQNRPPQPQANKPVEAKVVNPGENTAEGQANPAKRKNNRRRPPRKPNGGNEGTEK